The proteins below come from a single Pandoraea apista genomic window:
- the frc gene encoding formyl-CoA transferase has product MGKALEGVRILDFTHVQSGPTCTQLLAWFGADVIKIERAGHGDVTRDQLRDIPDADSLYFTMLNSNKRSITLDTKHPEGKAVLERMIRDCDVLVENFAPGALDRMGFTWEHIHSLNPRMIVASVKGFGPGPYQDCKVYENVAQCVGGAASTTGFDDGPPMVTGAQIGDSGTGLHLALGIVTALYQRTMTGKGQRVLAAMQDGVLNLCRVKLRDQQRLERTRVMEEYPQFPNGQFGDAVPRAGNASGGGQPGWILKCKGWETDPNAYIYFITQAPVWGSICKVIGKPEWVEHPDYATPRARLPRLREIFDTIELWTMTKTKFEVMAILNEYDIPCGPILSMKEIAEDMSLRETGTIVEVDHPKRGKYLTVGNPIKLSDSPTHVERSPLLGEHTDDVLAEFGYSAQQIAALREVGAL; this is encoded by the coding sequence ATGGGCAAGGCACTCGAAGGTGTGCGCATTCTCGACTTCACGCATGTGCAGTCCGGGCCGACGTGCACACAGTTGCTGGCTTGGTTCGGCGCCGACGTGATCAAGATCGAGCGCGCCGGTCATGGCGACGTCACGCGCGATCAGTTGCGTGACATTCCCGATGCGGACAGCCTCTACTTCACGATGCTCAACAGCAACAAGCGGTCGATCACGCTCGACACGAAGCACCCGGAAGGCAAGGCGGTGCTCGAGCGCATGATTCGCGACTGCGACGTGCTGGTGGAGAATTTCGCGCCCGGCGCGCTCGATCGCATGGGCTTCACGTGGGAGCACATTCATTCGCTGAACCCGCGCATGATCGTGGCGTCGGTCAAGGGCTTCGGCCCCGGTCCGTATCAGGACTGCAAGGTCTACGAGAACGTGGCGCAGTGCGTGGGCGGCGCGGCGTCGACGACCGGCTTCGACGATGGCCCGCCCATGGTCACGGGTGCACAGATCGGCGACTCCGGCACGGGGTTGCATCTGGCGTTGGGTATCGTCACGGCGCTGTACCAGCGCACGATGACCGGGAAGGGGCAGCGCGTGCTGGCCGCGATGCAGGACGGCGTGCTGAACCTGTGCCGTGTGAAGCTGCGCGACCAGCAACGTCTGGAGCGTACGCGCGTGATGGAAGAGTATCCGCAGTTCCCGAACGGTCAGTTCGGCGACGCGGTGCCGCGCGCCGGCAATGCGTCGGGCGGCGGTCAGCCGGGCTGGATTCTCAAGTGCAAGGGCTGGGAGACGGACCCGAACGCCTACATCTACTTCATTACGCAGGCGCCCGTGTGGGGCTCGATCTGCAAAGTGATCGGCAAGCCCGAGTGGGTCGAGCATCCGGATTACGCCACGCCGCGTGCGCGTCTGCCGCGTTTGCGCGAGATCTTCGACACGATCGAGCTGTGGACCATGACGAAGACCAAGTTCGAGGTCATGGCCATTCTCAACGAGTACGACATTCCGTGCGGCCCGATCCTCTCGATGAAGGAAATCGCAGAAGACATGTCGCTGCGCGAGACCGGCACCATCGTCGAAGTCGACCACCCGAAGCGCGGCAAGTACCTCACCGTCGGCAACCCGATCAAGCTCTCGGACAGTCCCACGCATGTGGAGCGCTCGCCGCTGCTTGGCGAGCACACCGACGATGTGCTCGCCGAATTCGGCTACAGCGCGCAACAGATCGCTGCCCTGCGCGAAGTCGGCGCGCTGTAA
- a CDS encoding PAS domain-containing protein, producing the protein MSASVDVNQLVQVVGDAIVVADPHNIITLWNSGAEKMFGFSSAEAVGQPLDIIIPDRLRARHNEGYAKTMATGQTKYGSDLLKVPAAHKDGRSMSIAFTVALLHGADGEVTGIVAVIRDETARFQEDRQLRKRLAELEAKVGATAG; encoded by the coding sequence ATGAGTGCATCCGTCGACGTCAATCAGTTGGTCCAGGTGGTGGGCGACGCCATCGTCGTGGCCGATCCGCACAACATCATCACGCTGTGGAATTCGGGCGCAGAAAAGATGTTCGGCTTCTCGTCGGCCGAGGCCGTGGGGCAGCCGCTGGACATCATCATTCCTGACCGGTTGCGCGCACGTCACAACGAAGGCTACGCAAAGACGATGGCCACCGGGCAAACCAAATACGGCAGCGACCTGCTGAAGGTTCCCGCTGCCCACAAGGACGGCCGGAGCATGTCGATTGCGTTTACGGTGGCGCTGCTGCATGGCGCAGACGGCGAAGTGACCGGCATCGTTGCGGTGATTCGTGACGAGACGGCGCGCTTTCAGGAGGATCGGCAGTTGCGCAAGCGTCTGGCGGAACTCGAAGCGAAGGTGGGGGCAACGGCCGGCTGA
- the frc gene encoding formyl-CoA transferase, with translation MSKPLEGIKIIDFTHVQAGPACTQLLAWFGADVIKVERPGSGDVTRSQLRDIPDADALYFTMLNSNKRSLTLDTKTPEGKEVLEKLVKESDVLVENFAPGALDRMGFTWERLSELNPKLIVASVKGFSDGHHYDDLKVYENVAQCAGGAASTTGFWDGPPTVSAAALGDSNTGMHLAIGILTALIGRGQTGRGQKVAVSMQDSVINLCRVKLRDQQRLDRVGYLEEYPQYPHGEFSDVVPRGGNAGGGGQPGWVLKCKGWETDPNAYIYFTIQGHAWEPICRALGKPEWINDPNYATAQARQPHIFDIFATIEEWLADKTKYEAVDILRKFDIPCAPVLSMKEIANDPSLRASGTIVEVPHKERGTYLTVGSPIKFSGLKPEITGSPLLGEHTDEILAELGYSKEQIANLHTSRSV, from the coding sequence ATGAGCAAACCCCTCGAAGGTATCAAGATCATCGACTTCACGCATGTGCAAGCCGGCCCCGCCTGCACCCAGTTGCTGGCCTGGTTCGGTGCGGACGTCATCAAGGTGGAGCGCCCGGGTTCGGGCGACGTCACGCGTAGCCAATTGCGCGACATTCCCGACGCCGATGCCTTGTACTTCACGATGCTCAACAGCAACAAGCGCTCGCTGACGCTGGACACGAAGACGCCGGAAGGCAAGGAAGTGCTCGAGAAGCTCGTGAAGGAATCGGACGTCCTCGTGGAGAACTTCGCACCGGGCGCCCTCGATCGCATGGGCTTCACGTGGGAGCGTCTGAGCGAACTGAACCCGAAGCTGATCGTGGCGTCGGTCAAGGGCTTCTCGGACGGTCACCACTACGACGACCTGAAGGTCTATGAAAACGTGGCGCAGTGCGCTGGCGGTGCCGCGTCGACGACCGGTTTCTGGGACGGCCCTCCGACGGTGTCGGCGGCTGCCCTCGGCGACAGCAACACCGGCATGCACCTCGCTATCGGTATTCTGACGGCACTCATCGGTCGTGGTCAGACGGGCCGCGGTCAGAAGGTCGCCGTGTCGATGCAGGACTCGGTCATCAACCTGTGCCGTGTGAAGCTGCGCGACCAGCAGCGTCTGGACCGTGTCGGCTATCTCGAAGAGTATCCGCAGTACCCGCATGGCGAATTCAGCGACGTGGTGCCGCGTGGCGGTAATGCCGGCGGTGGCGGTCAGCCGGGCTGGGTGCTCAAGTGCAAGGGCTGGGAGACGGACCCGAACGCGTACATCTACTTCACGATTCAGGGTCACGCCTGGGAGCCGATCTGCCGCGCGCTGGGCAAGCCGGAATGGATCAACGACCCGAACTACGCCACGGCACAAGCGCGTCAACCGCACATCTTCGACATTTTTGCGACCATCGAAGAGTGGCTTGCCGACAAGACCAAGTACGAAGCGGTCGACATCCTGCGCAAGTTCGACATTCCGTGCGCACCGGTGCTGTCGATGAAGGAAATCGCGAACGACCCGTCGCTGCGTGCATCGGGCACGATCGTGGAAGTGCCGCACAAGGAACGGGGTACGTACCTGACGGTTGGCAGCCCGATCAAGTTCTCGGGCCTGAAGCCGGAAATCACGGGCTCGCCGCTGCTGGGCGAACACACCGACGAGATCCTGGCCGAGCTGGGTTACAGCAAGGAACAGATCGCGAATCTGCATACGTCGCGCTCGGTGTAA
- the oxc gene encoding oxalyl-CoA decarboxylase, with protein sequence MSIAMTVPVGKAENDTAGDTLKDTSRHANIVSEAETTDGFHLVIDALKANDIDTIFGLVGIPITDLARLAQAEGMRFIGFRHEQHAGHAAAIAGFMTQKPGICLTVSAPGFLNGLTALANATTNCFPMILISGSSEREIVDLQQGDYEEMDQLNAAKPYCKAAYRVLHAEDIGVGLARAIRAAVSGRPGGVYLDLPAKLLAQTIDAQKAKDSLIRVIDAAPRQIPAPDAVQRALDVIKGAKRPLILLGKGAAYAQADADIRALIEKTGIPYLPMSMAKGLLPDTHEQSASAARSFVLQEADVVVLIGARLNWLLAHGKGKTWGSAPKKFVQIDISPTEIDSNVAIAAPVIGDIGSCVSALLAGIDSKFGKPSAEWTGAIAERKNKNLAKMAATLAQNPSPMNFHSALGAIRDVLKQHPDINLVNEGANTLDYARAIIDQYQPRKRFDSGTWGVMGIGMGFAIGAAVTSGQPVVAIEGDSAFGFSGMELETICRYELPVTTIIFNNNGVYRGTDVNPTGGKDVAPTVFVKGARYDKMIEAFGGIGYNVTTPEELTKALKEAIAAGKPALINAVIDEAAGTESGRLTNLNPQSAAMKK encoded by the coding sequence ATGTCCATTGCGATGACCGTGCCAGTCGGCAAGGCGGAAAACGACACCGCGGGCGACACGCTCAAAGACACCAGCCGACACGCGAACATCGTGTCCGAGGCAGAAACGACGGATGGCTTTCATCTGGTCATCGATGCCCTGAAAGCGAACGACATCGACACCATCTTCGGTCTGGTGGGGATTCCCATCACCGATCTGGCTCGCCTCGCGCAAGCCGAAGGCATGCGATTCATCGGCTTCCGCCATGAACAGCATGCAGGCCACGCGGCCGCCATCGCCGGCTTCATGACGCAGAAGCCCGGCATCTGTCTGACCGTATCTGCACCTGGCTTCCTGAATGGCCTGACGGCACTCGCCAACGCGACGACCAACTGCTTCCCGATGATCCTGATCAGCGGCTCGAGCGAGCGCGAGATCGTCGACTTGCAGCAAGGCGATTACGAAGAGATGGACCAGCTCAATGCGGCCAAGCCGTATTGCAAGGCAGCCTACCGCGTGCTGCACGCCGAAGACATTGGCGTGGGCCTCGCCCGCGCGATCCGTGCGGCTGTGTCCGGCCGTCCGGGCGGCGTTTATCTGGATCTGCCGGCCAAGCTGCTGGCGCAGACCATCGACGCACAAAAGGCGAAGGACTCGCTGATTCGCGTGATCGACGCCGCACCGCGTCAGATCCCGGCGCCGGATGCCGTGCAGCGCGCGCTCGACGTCATCAAGGGCGCCAAGCGGCCGCTGATTCTGCTGGGCAAGGGCGCGGCTTATGCGCAAGCCGATGCCGATATTCGCGCCCTCATCGAGAAGACCGGCATTCCGTACCTGCCGATGTCGATGGCCAAGGGGCTGCTGCCCGACACGCATGAGCAATCGGCATCGGCCGCGCGCTCGTTCGTGCTGCAAGAGGCCGACGTGGTCGTGCTGATCGGCGCGCGCCTGAACTGGCTGCTCGCCCACGGCAAGGGTAAGACGTGGGGCTCGGCACCGAAGAAGTTCGTGCAGATCGACATCTCGCCGACGGAGATCGACAGCAACGTTGCGATTGCCGCGCCGGTGATCGGCGATATCGGTTCCTGCGTGTCGGCACTGCTCGCCGGCATCGACAGCAAGTTCGGCAAGCCTTCCGCCGAGTGGACGGGCGCGATTGCCGAGCGCAAGAACAAGAACCTGGCCAAGATGGCGGCAACGCTTGCCCAGAACCCGTCGCCGATGAACTTCCACAGTGCACTCGGCGCCATTCGCGACGTACTCAAGCAACACCCGGACATCAACCTCGTGAACGAAGGCGCGAACACGCTCGACTACGCCCGCGCCATCATCGATCAGTACCAGCCGCGCAAGCGCTTCGACTCGGGTACCTGGGGTGTGATGGGCATCGGCATGGGCTTCGCCATCGGCGCTGCCGTGACGAGCGGCCAACCGGTCGTCGCCATCGAGGGCGACAGCGCGTTCGGCTTCAGCGGCATGGAACTCGAAACCATCTGCCGTTACGAGCTGCCGGTGACCACCATCATCTTCAACAACAACGGCGTGTATCGCGGCACCGACGTCAATCCGACGGGCGGCAAGGACGTAGCGCCGACCGTGTTCGTGAAGGGCGCGCGCTACGACAAGATGATCGAAGCCTTCGGTGGCATTGGCTACAACGTCACCACGCCGGAAGAACTGACGAAGGCGCTCAAGGAAGCCATTGCGGCAGGCAAGCCGGCGCTCATCAATGCTGTCATCGACGAAGCTGCGGGCACCGAGAGCGGCCGTCTGACGAACCTGAATCCGCAAAGCGCGGCGATGAAAAAGTAA
- the oxlT gene encoding oxalate/formate MFS antiporter: MEEVQVETTNQHGKQSVFASPWVQLVFGVICMAMIANLQYGWTLFVNPIDEKYHWGRTAIQVAFTIFVVTETWLVPIEGYLVDKFGPRPVVVGGGLLCGIAWVLNAYASSLPMLYFAAAVGGVGAGAVYGTCVGNALKWFPDRRGLAAGITAAGFGAGSALTVVPIANMIKSSGYENTFLTFGLGQGIIVLVLGLALASPPASIEALKKLAPGAMRYNAKPTEVMRSPVFWLMYLMFVLMAAGGLMATAQLGPIAKDYGLDQAPVSLLGLTLPALTFALAIDRVLNGVTRPVFGWISDKIGRENTMFIAFAMEAVGIYALAKYGQHPVAFVLLTGLVFFAWGEIYSLFPATCADTYGSKYAATNAGMLYTAKGTAALLVPFSSVITSMTGSWQAVFMVACGMNAFAAFLALFVLKPMRARLAQRYASDYKAQSSEPVVKAADLSRSTT; encoded by the coding sequence ATGGAGGAGGTACAAGTGGAGACGACAAATCAACACGGTAAGCAATCCGTGTTCGCGAGCCCTTGGGTTCAGCTCGTGTTCGGCGTGATTTGCATGGCGATGATCGCCAACTTGCAGTACGGGTGGACGCTGTTCGTCAACCCGATCGATGAGAAGTATCACTGGGGCCGTACGGCCATTCAGGTCGCTTTCACGATTTTCGTCGTGACCGAGACCTGGCTGGTGCCGATCGAAGGGTATCTGGTCGACAAGTTCGGCCCGCGCCCTGTCGTGGTCGGGGGTGGTCTGTTGTGCGGTATTGCGTGGGTGCTGAATGCCTATGCATCTTCGCTGCCGATGCTGTATTTCGCAGCAGCGGTGGGCGGCGTGGGCGCCGGTGCAGTGTATGGCACCTGCGTGGGTAACGCGCTGAAGTGGTTCCCGGATCGTCGCGGTCTTGCCGCGGGCATTACCGCTGCCGGTTTCGGCGCCGGTTCTGCACTGACCGTGGTGCCGATCGCCAACATGATCAAGTCCAGCGGCTACGAGAACACCTTCCTGACCTTCGGGCTGGGCCAGGGGATCATCGTGCTGGTGCTGGGGCTGGCGCTCGCCAGTCCGCCCGCGTCGATCGAAGCACTCAAGAAGCTGGCCCCGGGCGCCATGCGCTACAACGCCAAGCCGACTGAAGTCATGCGCTCCCCGGTGTTCTGGCTGATGTATCTGATGTTCGTGCTGATGGCTGCCGGCGGTCTGATGGCAACGGCACAGCTCGGCCCGATCGCCAAGGACTACGGTCTGGATCAGGCGCCTGTCTCGCTTCTCGGTCTCACGCTGCCCGCACTCACCTTCGCACTGGCTATCGACCGTGTGCTCAATGGGGTGACGCGTCCGGTGTTCGGCTGGATATCGGACAAGATCGGTCGGGAAAACACCATGTTCATCGCGTTTGCGATGGAAGCCGTGGGGATCTACGCACTGGCGAAGTATGGCCAGCACCCGGTGGCATTCGTGCTCCTGACCGGCCTGGTGTTCTTCGCCTGGGGTGAGATCTACAGCTTGTTCCCGGCGACCTGTGCCGACACGTACGGCTCGAAGTATGCCGCCACCAACGCGGGGATGTTGTACACCGCGAAGGGGACCGCCGCTTTGCTGGTGCCCTTCTCAAGTGTCATCACCTCGATGACCGGCAGCTGGCAGGCCGTGTTCATGGTCGCTTGCGGCATGAATGCCTTCGCTGCCTTCCTTGCTTTGTTCGTCCTCAAGCCGATGCGTGCCCGTCTGGCACAGCGTTACGCCAGCGACTACAAGGCGCAATCCAGTGAGCCGGTCGTGAAGGCTGCGGATCTGAGCCGCAGCACCACGTAA
- a CDS encoding 2-dehydropantoate 2-reductase, whose product MKICIYGAGAIGGYLGVQLARAGADVSLVARGPHLAAMREHGLKLLIDGEERVAQLRCTDDPHELGPQDYVIIALKAHSVPAVLDAMQPLIGPDTAVVTAVNGIPYWYFYKHGGALEGTTLESIDPGGRQWRQLGPERAIGCVVYPATEVVAPGVIQHVYGNKFPLGEASGERTERVEKLSQLMIAGGLDAPIRENIRDEIWLKLWGNLCFNPISALTHGTLDIIASDPGTRAIARAMMLEAKAIGDKFGVHFRVDVERRINGAGAVGAHKTSMLQDLERGRAMEIDPLVSVVQEMGRLAGVPTPTLDVVLALIQQREFMTQPDAVAAAQARLAKAA is encoded by the coding sequence ATGAAGATTTGCATCTATGGCGCTGGTGCCATCGGTGGCTATCTCGGTGTGCAACTCGCGCGCGCCGGAGCCGATGTCAGTCTGGTGGCGCGCGGCCCGCATCTGGCCGCCATGCGCGAGCACGGACTCAAGCTGCTGATCGATGGCGAGGAGCGCGTCGCCCAGTTGCGTTGCACGGACGATCCGCACGAACTCGGTCCGCAGGATTACGTGATCATCGCCCTGAAGGCGCATTCGGTCCCGGCGGTACTCGACGCGATGCAACCGCTGATCGGCCCGGACACGGCCGTCGTCACCGCCGTGAACGGCATCCCCTATTGGTACTTTTACAAGCACGGCGGCGCGCTCGAAGGTACGACGCTGGAGAGCATTGATCCGGGCGGCCGCCAGTGGCGTCAGCTCGGGCCGGAGCGCGCTATCGGCTGCGTGGTCTACCCCGCGACCGAAGTGGTTGCGCCGGGCGTGATCCAGCATGTCTATGGCAACAAATTCCCGCTGGGGGAAGCCAGCGGCGAGCGCACCGAACGTGTGGAGAAGCTCTCTCAATTGATGATCGCCGGCGGACTCGACGCCCCGATCCGCGAGAACATCCGCGACGAAATCTGGCTCAAGCTGTGGGGCAACCTCTGCTTCAATCCGATTTCCGCTCTGACTCACGGCACGCTCGACATCATTGCCAGCGATCCGGGCACGCGAGCCATTGCGCGCGCCATGATGCTCGAAGCCAAAGCGATCGGCGACAAGTTCGGTGTGCACTTTCGCGTCGACGTCGAGCGTCGCATCAATGGCGCAGGCGCTGTCGGCGCGCACAAGACTTCGATGCTTCAGGACCTGGAGCGCGGCCGCGCCATGGAAATCGATCCGCTCGTCTCCGTCGTGCAGGAGATGGGACGCCTCGCGGGCGTGCCAACGCCGACGCTCGACGTGGTGCTCGCCCTGATTCAGCAGCGCGAGTTCATGACACAACCCGACGCCGTCGCCGCCGCGCAGGCGCGATTGGCCAAGGCGGCCTGA